AGCCATCTCTCCTGTCTTAGGACTGAAGAGTAGAGAATCTACTGGGGAGAAAGAGTCAGAAAGCAGCTTCGGTCTCTCACTTGCCCTGCCTGTCCAGCCCAGGACCACCCCTGCCACAGTCCCAGAACTTGTCCAGCCCCAgcatctctgcctccttccccttcccaaaaATCTGTGGTTAGATGGAAACCCAAAGAGGTTGGACCCCACATAGTAAATGTTTGCGTGAGGGATTTGAAGTTGGTTATGCAAATTAACGCAACTAAAATGCAGATTAAATGCTGGGCACCGTCCTGTGAGAGGTGACTGTTTCTGTCATTCCGAGTGACCAAGAGGGGACACAAGCTTTGATAGATCCCTCTCTTTGAGGGGTCAGGGTCCAGGGAAAAAAGCTAGTGGCTGCATCCTTCCTTAGGGCCTGGCACCTCTGGAGGAAATTTCTTGCTCCCAAGGGACCCCAGGGCCAGAGATTTGGAAAAGGGGCTCCGGGACTGGCAAAAGTGGGGATGTTTGGAGACCCTGGAGGTGGACAGCTGCAAAGGACCTCTTATTGACTAGGTTAAGCCAGGACTGTAATATATAGGAATAAGTTGTGCAAGATGGAGGGCACAGGGCACTCCAGGGCATGATTATTGGATGGAAGGTGATTCCCCTCATCTCGTTTTCTGTACCCCTTTCCTGCATCTCCCAGCCCATAATGGTGCAGGAAGAAAGAGGTTGCTGAGGCTCGGCCGGTGTGGAGGGAGGCCCCTACATGCTTGAAAGGGTTGGGAGAGAAAGGATTGGCagtcagtgggggaggggcctcctCCTCCAAccataaatacaaattttattcaaGGTCTTTGTCGCCATTTGTCTTCCTCGGGGGGCTGAGGGCCCTGTCGGCCCCATGCATGTCTAATTCCGGAACTGCTCCCCCAGGCTGGATGATGGATGgatcagagaggagagagcaggccAGGGCTCACGCTGGCCTACCCTGCCCGATCCTCAAGCCCCATCGTCCCCAGGTCCTGccacccttctccttcctcctcccccctcccctaccCTCCCTCCACTGACCAGAGGCCCTCGTTGCTCagccccattccccaccccactctcctaCTCACCGAGGCCCTCTTTTTGAGCCCCTCACCTCAGCCCCTTTCAGGTCCCAGCCCTCTTCTGTCTGGAGCGTCCCTTCTCCTCCCGTCCCCAGCCCAGGCTGTGAGCTGCGGTGACCAGCAGGGCTGCAGGCGGCAGCGGGTctgtgtggtggggggagcaggcTTGGCTCACAGGGAGCTGAGGGGCCAGCTCCATGAATTTATTCATGTTCTGTTGCTCTTTCCCCACGCTCTGGAATGAAGCTGCCAGCTCACCAGGTCCTTATTGCTTCCCCTGCAGCTGTCACATTCGGCGGACGAGGGACCTGGGTAGGGTCAAGGCCAGCAAGTGCTCCTGGGGCCAGAAGCCAAGTGTCTGGGCTCAAGAAGAAATGCTGAGGCCCAGGCTGGGGTGGTCTGGGATGATTTATCCAGAGCTCCCCAGGCAGCCAAACTGGGAGGCCCCAGGGAGGTGGTGTGGTTGGGAACCGAAAGTAGGCAGAGAACGGTGTGCTGCAGGCCGGGGCAAGGGCAGTGGAGGTGGGGACGAGTctgatgggggaaggggaggggaaggagggcctTTAAAGAGTCCCCTATACTCACCTCTTTAAAAGCACAgcccggggtgcctggctggctcagtcggaggagcatgggactcttgatcttggaaaTGTGAGTTCAAGTTCCCCCCCTTTGGgcatagaacttacttaaaaaaaaaaaaagtaaaataaaagcacagcCCAATCTGAATCCTACCTTAACCTCCACCCGTGACTCTGCACTAACCCTGATCCTAATCCCAAATTATACACTTGACTCCTCTCCAATCCTGAAATGAATCCTAACTCCATAACCTGAGCCTAAATGGAACACATCTCTTGTTTGTCTTGTCCCGGAACCCAGGGGTCTCCCAAGAATTTCCCCCAGAGCTTACAGCCAGGTGTGTGTCAGAGTTCTGAGGACCAGACTTTGGATTAGCATGTGATTAGCATATGATTTGCATGTGATATATGCTTTCTACTCTGACGAAGtttttgtgttaaaattttaTGAAGTCTAGTGGAAAGGTCCTGGCTCCTTAAagcttctctctttttgttccttCTCCCACACTCCTTGTCACTGACCCAGACCCCCtcaagggaggaagaggagtgaGGAGATGAGCAATAGAGGGCTCCTGGGAGGAAAGATCCTAGCAGTGTGACCTGTCCCTGTCACTAGCAGGGGAACCTCCacaagcctcagtttactcatttgtAAGAGGAGAGAAACCAGATGGCTGATGTCACATTCTGATCTAAGAAAGCACTTTTGTTTGCTTGcactctctccttcctcacttTTTGGGGTAATACATAGTGTGGCCCTCACCCTCTCACACACACTGGCTTCCAGCTTCCACATGTAAGAACGCACAGAACTGGAAACAGCCTGGGCTGCCTGGTACCAGACCCCTGGTATGAAGAGAAAGGAACTTTGCCCGCCTGAGAGGACAGGGGATAACATGGAAAGGGAAATCATATAATTGAGTGTTTGCTATACTCTAGGGCTTTTTAATGCAAGTTCTTACTGAATCCTCACAGCACCCCTGAGAGGTGAATATATCGtctccatttttacagatgaggaagcggCCCGGAAAGGAGCAGTGGCTTGTCCTGTACCACCCTGTAAGCGGCAGGCCTAGAACTAGAGTTCTGATCTCAGTGCCCTGGAGGAGACAGGTGAAGATGAAGACagtggaaggggagagaagcTGGGCAGGAGCAAGGCTCGAGATTTGAACGGGTCTTGGAGGAGATCTATGTGTGTGAGGCCAACAGGGCAGGGCCTTGATTCAGCGTCGCTggtcccccaccccagggctgtggagcctgacacacagcaggtgctcaattgTTAGCTAACGGTCGGGCGAAGTTCGCCGCTGATAGGAGCTGTTCAGAAGGAAGAGGAGTGGGCAGAGAATGGGGATGGAGAAGGAAACGAAACGAATCGGAGGAAAATTGTTTTCAAGAAGCGAAAGGGAGGAAAGCAGGCCGGGGCAGACGGGTGGCACTCAGagccctctccttctcccaccaccGGTGGGAAAACAGTCTCGGTCCAAGGTCCCACTCACACTTGGCCCCATTGCGCGGAGGGTCGGCAGGCCTCAGCCGCGGGGCGAGAGGGCCAATGCGCCACCGGGCCTAGGGCTGCCGCTCCTCCCAGCACCGCAGCTCCATTCAGCCTAGGGTTCAAAGGGCGGCGCTAGCGCCCACTGGGCTGAGGACAGGCTCCTGGCTCCcacggggagggggcagaggctgtTTCCAAGGTGTTTGTCAGGCAAGATCGCGTTGCTGACTTACTTCCGCAGCCCTTGACCCCTGGCCAGGTGCGTCTCCTCGCCCTAGCCTCCCTCTCCGCCTCCTtttgccccctccccgcccccaccatccGCCCGCTCCAGCCTCCAGTTAATGAAATGTGGCGAGCGGCCGCACAGACAGCTGTCAGACCCCTCATTTCTCCGCCGGGATATTGGATCCGCGCTGGGAGACCGACAggtgagcagaggagggggtgTGCGGGGGGCCGAGGGAGGGGCGCCAGCTGGCGAGAGCCGGGAGCCCAGGAGGCAGCGCCGAGCTCGAAGCCTCGAGGGCAAGGCTAAGCGGGGTCGGCCCTAGGATGCTCTTTTTCCTCGCggctctttcctcttctccaacAAGCAGGAGACTTAACAAGCCCCATGTCCGCCGCGCCCGGACCCGGGTCCACCAGGGACACCTGGTCCTGCACCCTAGGCGGGCCTGGCTACAGCGTGCGGCGCGCGCAGCGGCTCTGAGTCGGCGGCCGCCGGCCGGtgcttcctcccacctccttccatcccttccttcttGCTCCCCCTCCTTCCCGCGCTCCCTCCCCGGCGGCCGCGGCCTTTATTAGGGATTCCGCGGCTGTCGGTCCCGCCATCCATCCTGTCCGCCGGCAATTAGGCGGCCAGACAAAGAGCAGCTTCGGATGGATGAGGGTCCCGGCGGATCGGAAATGTGAAGGGTCAGCGCTGCCGCCCGCGGCGCACCCCGCTCCCCCCTCCGCATAATCACCGGCCGCCCGTCACTCAGCCGGCCGCCCGGGGAGCTCCGGGGCCCGGGCTGGGGAGAGGGCGGGGGTGGGACTACAGCCTAGGCGCCTAGGGCAAGGCTAGGGCGGACCTGCAACAGGGGCGCCTCCTGCGGGAGAACCGAGGGCTGAGGGAGTCCGGAGGCACCTGCTGAAGAGAGAGGGCAGAATATGGCCCCGGGCGTGACCTGAAGGAGGGCTGGGGGACCGCTGCATTGGGGGCTTCCAGTGCGGAAGCAGGGATCTAGCTGCAGAGAAGAGGGTGGTgggccaggcgccccctgctgggAGACTGGGGGACGAAGCCCTAAAGGCCTCCGGTCTGTGCAAGTGAAACTGCGCCCAAGACGAGCTTTCCTAGGGAAACTGAGGGTCTGTAGCCTGGTGCGCCTCCTATCGGAATAGAGTGATACTGCGCTCCAATTTCCCATCTCTTAAGTGAAATCCAACCCACCCACATCAAATCCAAAAAAGCTCCAAGGCTAGGCGAACCCGCACGCAGCCGAGAGGAAGTTCAAGGAGTCCGGGTTTAACTGCGGATTCTTTGGCGCTAGCTCCCAGCTGACAAATCAACATCTCAATCTGACAATTAGTGGTCGAGGTGCGGGGAGAGGGGCTCTCGCCGCCTGGGCCGCTTAACCCTCCCGGCGGGCGGCAGAGAGGTGGGCGGTGGCTGGCAGTGATGAACGACTCCGGGGGGGCCCGGGGCCCGGAGCGCGCATTCATTACTCGACTGACAGGCGGACGGCGGGCCGGGCGAACAGCGAGTGGACGTGCCCAGAAAGAGGCCAGTGGCAGGAGGGAGAGTAAGGGAGGTGTTTAATAGCCCCACCAACCGGTCAGCTCCCGGTTTTTTGCCTCCACCCTGGTACTTGACTTCCTTGAGCTTGGCCTCTCAGCCGTTGGAGCTGGCTCTGCTTGTAGAATTTGGGGAGCGGGGGCAGAAACCTAAGCCCTCTCCCTGGGTCTTGATTTAAGGTCTAACGTCAAGAAAGTGCGTAGCCAGGCCTTAGGACTGGGCGCTTGAGGCTGACCTGGGAGGAACTGTGCATGTCTGTGCACACAGAGGTGGTGTGTGTGACAGGGATTGAGGAGTGTGAATCACACGTGGAAGTCAGTGACAGTGTGGGTCAGTTTTAGGAATGTGTCGACCTGATTTTGTCAGTGgtggtgtgtgttgtgtgtgtctgaGGATCAGCTGCAGCCTCTCCCTCCGTTTctgtgctgccccccccccacttgctgTCAGCTCTCTCTCCCGTTCTGTAGGAAATGGCAGTGTGCACAGTGACAGCTGAGGTacgctgctggggtggggggatagatGTTAACCATGAGGATGCTGGTCTGGACAAGTGCTCCTTTCCGTCATCTCCACCCCAAACATCACCCCTTCCCCAACCTCCCTGAAAGTAAAGGATGCTTTTTCCAAAGCCTGGAGACCCAGTTGCTGAGTCCTGGGGAAGGAAGCGGTTACTGGAGTTTTCTCTAGTTCCTCTAGTAGGTCCACACCCCTACATATACACAGTCTTCATCACATAGGATGTGATCTCCAACACATCTTACCTCCCCGGGCTGGTGGTggtcagagaggaggaggtggatctCAGGCAGGGGTCAGACCATCAGACCTCCAAGAGAGCCTACCTCTTTGGGGCCTGGGCTAGTGGCCCCTGGGACCCTTATCTTTTGGACCTCAGGTCTAGTTACTAGTTGACACCTTGGGAGAATAATGCTAATTCTAGTCTGAttcctctctctaataaatctctttcttctcctggctTTGTCCTCCCCCACTCTCAAACACACCAAAAGGTTAAGCCTGACTTCTTTCCCAGTCCTGAATCTCCTGAGTCTATAGGGCGGAGTTGGGGGTGATTCTGGATCTCtggtttcctgttttgttcaatGTGTCTTTCAGCCACCTGCCCTTTGCCTTGCTCTTCTTCATTGCTAGGGTATCTCTTGGAGCCTCTAGATCTTTCTCTCTGCACCTCTCCCTGTGTCCATGTTTAGGGATCTCCTCCAAATTTCTCTCCCTACATTTTGGGGtatgtctttgttcctctgtgGCTTCTCCGTTTGGGAATACGCCAATGCAACGGTGCGGCCCATGGGAATGGGAAAAGGAGCAGGGCTTCCTTCTTGCCCCCATCTAGAGGCGACTGCAACCCAAGGATGGCCACGACCGGGTCGCTTCTCATTCAGGGCACAAGCACCTGGTCGATGCCCCGCtgtccgcccccacccccgcagccgccgtcctccagcctcccccctccAACCCCTCCGCCCGCCTGGAAAAGGcaaatttgacatttttaaatccCGAGCCTTAGAGGGATCGATGCGGCCCGGGGGCCCCGCCCGGGGTCGATATTCCTGATTGGGAAGCGGCCGCTGCACGGAGCCCGCGTGTAAATCACCCgtactgggggagggggcaccggaGCCAACCGCGTCCCAGGCGCGCGGAGCCAGGCGGGGTCCCGGCCCAGGCCGACCCTAAGGCAATGGAATGAGGAGACCGACAGGCCTCAGAGACCGGGAGACAGATCCGCCCAGGGGttctcccccctccccggcccagCTCTGCCAACTCTGCGGGCCGGCTCCGGTCTCGCTTCAGCGGCCGCCACCCTCCGTTGCCCCTGGAGCCGCAGGGGAGGCCGGTGTCGGAGCCAGCCATGCGGCGGCTCCTCTCAGGCCGCTCCCGCGGGGCCTGGGCTTCGGCGGCGGCTGTCACGAAGCCGACAGGCCGGGCGGGCCGGCAGGGGCGGGTGGCAGGGGagaggtgcgggggggggggggggaggaaggctGGCGCGGCTCTGGCTCACAGTGGGCGCGCAACAGATGTTTGCGCAATTGAGGGACAAGGTGGCGTGGGGGCACCGAGCGACTGGAGGGCGCGGGTGGGGCAAGGGGTGGCCTAGACCTGTGGGGGGTGGGAGTCTGGCCCTCCAGCGGGAGCGAGCAGGCATCCGAGGGGGCTCTGGGGACCGCTAGCTGGGATAGACCCCTTCCCGCTGTGACCCGGGTATCAAGAACAAAAGAGAATCGGTGAGCAGGGAAGTTTGGGCCCCACCTACAACGGCCTTGGCGGCCCCTGCCCTCCAATCTTCACAGTTCTCTtttggggaaaccgaggcagcCGAGGCTGAGAAGGGCCAGGAAGGTTAAAAGCGGGGCCGGCAGCGAGTCTGGAGCACCGACCAGAGTTCCCGCGTGGGTCTCTGGATTCACCTGTCCGCCCCGGGTCAGCTGGTGGGTAGAGACTACGCCACGTCCCCCACCGCAGTTCAGACCTTCCCCTCCCGCTTCGGCTTGTCaaatcccccactccccaccccgcGCCAGTTTATAGAACAACAATTTGGGGAAAACAATCCGGGCCGAGTGACGGCCCCGTAATTGTGACAAAGTGAGTGCGGGCGGCTGGAGAGAGCGCTAGGGCGGGAGCGCGGCGGGGCGAGGCGGAGGCAGGGGCGCCTCCTGCCCGCCCCGCCGCCCTCTCGTTCTCATTCCGGTCACCTCCCATCCCTCTCCTTGACTCTTCTCCAATTCTTCTTCTCCCGGCCCCTCGCGCCTCCCTTCGCTTGTTCCTCCATcgctcttccttttcctctcggTAACGGCTCttctcccgcccccaccccgacagcccctcccccccggtgcactttttcttccctcacttctccctctctcctccgcCCTCCACTCGTTTCTCCATCTTTTCCGCGCACTCCTGTCGCCCTTGGGCCCCTGGCTGCCACCGCACGATCCgcttctctccctgcccagccctcgCTTCCTGAGACGGAACGCTGAGCCGGGTCCCCGACCACCACTCTCTGGGAGGCCAGCGCCGCCCAGCAGTCCTGGGTTCCTCCGGCCTCAGAGCTGGCGGCGCGCAGCGGCCCAGGGGCCAGGCGGCCTACCCCTTCCCTCCGGTTCCGccgctgcctcccccaccccgcttccAGCACCGGGAGCGAGTTTGTTTGTCCAGCGGCGGCCGCCGCCGCCCGAGCTGTTTGCCGAGCTTAGCGCGCCGCCTCGCAGAGCGGGCCCAATTAAGTCTCATTCATTATTCAGCGCTCTGTCCGCCCCCGTCCCCCCAGCCGGCGGCTCCAGCGTCGCTTTggggcccctcccagccctggccccgCAGTGAGCCCTAAGGCGCCTTAGGCGAGCCGCTTCCCTCCCCCGGCCGGGGTAAGGGCGGAGGGGCTGGCGGTGTGGAGGAACAGAAGCACTCTGTCCGCTACGCGGAGGAGACGAGCGTGGGGGCCACCagggccaccccacccccaagtcaAGGCTGGGGAACCTTGGAGATCCAAGCCTTTCctctacagaggaggaaacagacccCAGAAGCGgcgtgacttggccaaggtcacgtAGCAGAACCAGGATTGGAGCCCAGGGCACTGAAGCGAAGGCATCTTTCATCCCAGCTCCTTGCCAGCATCGAAGTGGGAGGAAGGCAGACTGCTCTGGTGCTGCGGCCTCGCGCTCGCTCTGCTCTCCCGGTGGGACGTCCTTCACCCCATATCCCTTTTGGCTATTGTTTCTGCCTCTTGCCCGTAGACCTCAGGATACAGCGGACTTGGGCTCCCGCTAGATCTGGAGGCCCCTCAGGTCTCAGGCTCAGGTCTAGATGTAATCCCCCCGAGTGACAGGCCTGGAGGTGGGGCAGATGAGGCAAACTCGGGGTCTGGAGGTCCTCTCTGAGGCCTCTCCGTGGGTGAGTCAGCCTTAGAGGCATTGGAAGTGGAGCCATCCAAGGCAGTCTTGAAAGACAACGGAGTAGGAAGAGAGTGCACCCTGAGGTGAGGCACAAGTCACCCTATCATCTGTAGGGGTGGCAAGGGGAGATCGAGGCCTATTTTTGCGTTTATAGGGAACCGCTCTGGGCTGCTTTGCCCCGGCAACTGGACAAGGTGAGTCTGGGgacccgcccggccccgcccttCCGTAAGCGGCAGCGCCACCTGGTGGCGGCGGTGCCGCGGTGCAGGCGCCCTGGGCCTGGACCTTTGAGCCCGGGGAGGCTGGATGCGCCCTGAAAGCCTTACACCGAGTTTTCCCGAAAGGGCGGGCGAGAGGAGCCAGAGGCTGAAAGGTGATCCCGAAGAggccggggcggggtgggggtgcttaggGAGGGGCCTGACCCGGACGGCCCCACTTCCGTGACACAgtaaacacagaaagacaaagtcCATTTGGATGCAAGTGGGAGCGGAGTGAGAGGGGCCATTTTGACTCTGTAGTCAAAGGAAATGACTGGTCTGACGGGGTCTGGGAGCCGGAGTACCCAGGTACAGCCGCCCACCCTGGGACTAGCGGGTAACTGGCTGGTGGTCTTGAGGCCTACTTCGCGTGGCGGGGAGACACTGGCAGGCACACGTTGGCATCTGGCTTGATGTTCTGGGTGTTCATCGGGCCTCTTTGTAGAGACTTTGTAGAGACTTCAAGTCCGCCTTTGCGGGGTCAAAATGCTAGTTTTCCAGAGCGGTTTAAGTGGAGGGACCTCAGGACCTCTTTTAAGTGTGACTTGTGCGAAGATCGCGCGGCCCGGAGAGGTGGGAAGGCTGGAGAGGGGCTGAAACCTTGACCATGTGTCTGAGGGCACCCATAATGTGAAGTTGAGGAGCGCTGGGAGGGGCAAGGGACTTTCAAAATTTGTAGGAACTGTAGAAGGGCATTCTGTTCACTCCTGTGCACTCCACTCCCCCATAAGTCATTCCAGGAATCAGTGGTCTGAAACTTAAGCTGCTGCTTTTCTGTCCGTGTGCGGCGTTCTACATCAgctgaaagcatttaaaaacatttttctctcctaAATTTGGAGTTGCTAtgcttgtaaaaacaaaaacaaaaacaaaaacaaaaacaaaaacaaatgagaggCCAGACCAAACGGTATgggagaatctgcatttcaggGACACTCAGGCAGATCTGCACTTGATTATTATTGGAAGGAGAAATGGTTTACTGGGTTGGGACCTGGATGTACTCTTACCACTGCTTTTTTCCATCTCTTAGGGTCTAAGGATAACTCTGGGACCATGACAGCCATGATTTTCACAGATGACCCCAGATTTCTGCCTTCTGGGCAATGTCAGGTGCCACTGAACTTGATCTGACACCCTTTCCCTAGAGGATGGCCAAGGGGCTCTTGGTGACCTATGCCCTCTGGGCTGTGGGGGGCCCTGCTGGACTCCACCACCTGTACCTGGGGCGGGACAGTCATGCGCTGCTCTGGATGCTTACCCTAGGGGGTGGTGGGCTGGGCTGGCTCTGGGAATTCTGGAAGCTCCCAAGCTTTGTAGCCCAGGCCAACAGAACCCAGCGGCAGAGGCAGAGCTCGGGAGGGAGGATACCCCCTCTGAGTCTTATTCGCTTTGTCGCCCAGATGACAGTGGGCATCTATTTTGGCCTGGTGGCTCTCATTAGCCTTTCTTTCATGGCCAACTTCTATATCGTGGGCCTCCCACTGGCAGTTGGCTTAGGGGTCTTGCTGGTGGCTGCTGTTGGCAACCAGACCTCAGACTTTAAGAATACTCTAGGGGCAGCATTTCTTACTTCCCCTCTCTTCTATGGCCGCCCCATAGCCATCCTGCCCATTAGCTTGGCTGCCAGCATTACAGCCCAGAAGCACCGCCGCTATAAAGCTTCAGTTGGGTCGGAGACGCTCAGTGTTCGGCTCTATCGTCTGGGCTTGGCTTACCTGGCTTTCACAGGCCCGCTAGCCTACAGCGCCGTTTGCAACACAGCTGCCACCCTGAGCTATGTGGCAGAAACCCTTGGCTCCTTCTTGAGTTGGTTCAGCTTCTTCCCCCTCCTTGGCCCCCTCATGGAGTCtgtcctccttctgccttaccGCGCCTGGAGGCTGCTGGTGGGGGATCCTGGCTTCAGCAGTGGCTACTTGCAGGAGTGGGAGAAGCTCTATGAGTTTGTTAGCAGTTTTCAGAATGAGAAGCGTCAGCTGGCTTACCAGGTAAGGCTTTGTTCCCTCTCATTCCTGGGCGGGACAGCTCTGGGTATTAGGCTAAGCCTGATTGGAAATGATGCCCCCTTATGTGGAAGTGCTGTTTTCATGTCTGCTGGGTCGGGCCCTAGAAGGGTGTCTTGGTTTCTTTGGGCTTCTGTGTGCCATGGGTGACAGTACAGAGGATCTAATAGTGAGTGGGAAAGGATACATATATATTGTTTACTTTCATTGAGATATATATAAAGTGAATAAGTTTTATGTATACATCTATGTAACCACCACTCAAATCAAATATAGAATATATCCAGCACTAAGAAGTTCCCCTTGCTTCCCTCAGAGGGAATCTCTGTTCTGACTTCTGTTATCATAGATGAGTTTTGCCCATTCTTgaacttcataaaaatggaatcattcagtatgtactcttttatgtctgacttctttctttataaaattaattgatttttattttatttctatttatgttttttctttttaagtagtctccactcccatcatggggcttgaacttacaaccctgacatcaagagtcacatgttctaccaactgagccagctagataCCCCATGTCTGactctttcattcaacattatgGTTGAGATTTATTCACACTGTTGCATGCAGTATAATTAAATACTGTTACAGTTATAAATTGTTTCCATTGTTATATGGtatcccattgtatgaatatactacaCATTCACTCTATAGTTAATGAATATTTGGCTTAGTTCCAGTTTGGGACCATTCTGATCAAGTTGCTGTGAACAGTCTTATACATGTCTTTGGtggatttatttgcttatttctcttGCAAGGAAGAGACCTTGTCAGGGATGTGAAGTCCTAGGTTAGAAAATGGGCAACTGTGATTCAAGGAAAATCTTGGTTCTTGCCATGAGATCCAGGCTAGCCCATGTTTCAAAAGACTGGTGTTCTAATCTGAGGCTATGGGCCTTTCTCTCAGGCAAGTAGAAGCCAACTCCAGTTTAGCAAGGAAGCAGGAGAGACCCAGGTGCTCTGAAACTTAGGGAATCCTAATTTGTCAGCTTCTGTTTCCCTAAGGTTTTGAATCTCTCAGAGGGGGCAACGAATGAAGAAATACATCAAAGATACCGGGAGCTGGTGAAGATCTGGCACCCTGACCACAACCTGCACTGGACCCAGGAGGCTCAGAGGCATTTCCTGGAGATTCAGGCTGCGTATGAAGTCCTGAGCCAGCCCAGAAAGCCCGGGGGATCCTGGAGGTGAGAAGAAATTTCCCCTTGGGGATGGACTCTTTCTGGCAGAGCCAAGCAGCTTGTCCCAGTCCAGTTTTGCCCACTTGGGTCATCCCGATAGCGTTAAAGAAACTGTCTGCTTGCAGTGGGGATGAGAACAACTTAAAGGGGTAAGAAAGCCTTTGTGGTAGAAGAGTGTATTTATGTTGCAAATTTCTGAATTCTCGTTGTTGTATTCCTGacaatttcttcttaaaatcagATAGTGAAATGAAAGGCATAatataaaaccaataaaatatcttttagagAATATAGTACCATGCCCCACCCTGGTATGTTGATGAGTGATGGAGGAAGGTtgtttatcaatttcatttcttcccttcccttcccttcccttcccttcccttcccttcccttccctcccctcccctcccctcccctcccctccccttccctcccctcccctccccctcccttcttttttctttcttttctctctctctctctctctctctctttccttccttccttccttccttccttccttccttccttccttccttccttcctgt
The window above is part of the Ursus arctos isolate Adak ecotype North America unplaced genomic scaffold, UrsArc2.0 scaffold_26, whole genome shotgun sequence genome. Proteins encoded here:
- the DNAJC22 gene encoding dnaJ homolog subfamily C member 22 isoform X3 — translated: MAKGLLVTYALWAVGGPAGLHHLYLGRDSHALLWMLTLGGGGLGWLWEFWKLPSFVAQANRTQRQRQSSGGRIPPLSLIRFVAQMTVGIYFGLVALISLSFMANFYIVGLPLAVGLGVLLVAAVGNQTSDFKNTLGAAFLTSPLFYGRPIAILPISLAASITAQKHRRYKASVGSETLSVRLYRLGLAYLAFTGPLAYSAVCNTAATLSYVAETLGSFLSWFSFFPLLGPLMESVLLLPYRAWRLLVGDPGFSSGYLQEWEKLYEFVSSFQNEKRQLAYQVLNLSEGATNEEIHQRYRELVKIWHPDHNLHWTQEAQRHFLEIQAAYEVLSQPRKPGGSWR
- the DNAJC22 gene encoding dnaJ homolog subfamily C member 22 isoform X4 — translated: MAKGLLVTYALWAVGGPAGLHHLYLGRDSHALLWMLTLGGGGLGWLWEFWKLPSFVAQANRTQRQRQSSGGRIPPLSLIRFVAQMTVGIYFGLVALISLSFMANFYIVGLPLAVGLGVLLVAAVGNQTSDFKNTLGAAFLTSPLFYGRPIAILPISLAASITAQKHRRYKASVGSETLSVRLYRLGLAYLAFTGPLAYSAVCNTAATLSYVAETLGSFLSWFSFFPLLGPLMESVLLLPYRAWRLLVGDPGFSSGYLQEWEKLYEFVSSFQNEKRQLAYQLLFP
- the DNAJC22 gene encoding dnaJ homolog subfamily C member 22 isoform X2 produces the protein MAKGLLVTYALWAVGGPAGLHHLYLGRDSHALLWMLTLGGGGLGWLWEFWKLPSFVAQANRTQRQRQSSGGRIPPLSLIRFVAQMTVGIYFGLVALISLSFMANFYIVGLPLAVGLGVLLVAAVGNQTSDFKNTLGAAFLTSPLFYGRPIAILPISLAASITAQKHRRYKASVGSETLSVRLYRLGLAYLAFTGPLAYSAVCNTAATLSYVAETLGSFLSWFSFFPLLGPLMESVLLLPYRAWRLLVGDPGFSSGYLQEWEKLYEFVSSFQNEKRQLAYQVLNLSEGATNEEIHQRYRELVKIWHPDHNLHWTQEAQRHFLEIQAAYEVLSQPRKPGGSWRE
- the DNAJC22 gene encoding dnaJ homolog subfamily C member 22 isoform X1, which produces MAKGLLVTYALWAVGGPAGLHHLYLGRDSHALLWMLTLGGGGLGWLWEFWKLPSFVAQANRTQRQRQSSGGRIPPLSLIRFVAQMTVGIYFGLVALISLSFMANFYIVGLPLAVGLGVLLVAAVGNQTSDFKNTLGAAFLTSPLFYGRPIAILPISLAASITAQKHRRYKASVGSETLSVRLYRLGLAYLAFTGPLAYSAVCNTAATLSYVAETLGSFLSWFSFFPLLGPLMESVLLLPYRAWRLLVGDPGFSSGYLQEWEKLYEFVSSFQNEKRQLAYQVLNLSEGATNEEIHQRYRELVKIWHPDHNLHWTQEAQRHFLEIQAAYEVLSQPRKPGGSWRDFGETLGNQQLEHLKRVLFHSYVTSQVWKKQSRMHRDTGEPNYDVKIIYLYSRFLTLLLCLCTFLKLFSPFFSPWKLTLSGVYIFFKSRILLATIPCRLKQNMV